The DNA sequence GTTTAAAATGTTTAAAAATATTGTAATTGGATTGCTATAAATGACCGTTATAACAGCATGTTAATTCCGAGTAATTGAAAAAATACATGTTTGGATTTAGTGATCTACTCTAATTTAATTCTGAAAAATCACAAGTTGAAAATGTATTATCAATGCGACTTGCTCGACCCTATTTAATAATATTTAAATTGCTACTTGCCTTATTCATATTAAATATCTATTTTTGTTAAAAATATTACAATATGAAATATTCAAAAATCAAATCTGTTCTAGCGTTATTAGCAATTAGCAGTGCGCTTTTAATTTCTTGTAACAAAACTGAAAAAAGTGAAGCGGTAACTGAAGCTCCTGTAGAGACTGTTGCCACTGATAATGTTGCCAATGATGCTGCGAAGCAAGACACGATCAAGATCACATTAAATGGTAATGATAAGATGCAGTACGATCTTTCAGAAATCGATGTTTATACAGGTCAAACTGTTGTTCTGACTTTAAACCACACTGGAACAATGCCAGCTGCATCTATGGGACATAACTTTGTGCTTTTGAAAAAAGGTACTGATCTCGAGAAATTCGAAGCAGAGGCAGCGAAAGCCCAGAAAGATGGGTATATTCCAACTGATACAAGCGAAATTATCGCACATACCAAATTACTTGGTGGTGGAGAATCTGACACGATAACTTTCCAGGCTCCCGAAAAAGGAACTTATGATTTCATGTGTTCTTTCCCAGGACATTATTCCGTGATGAAAGGGAAATTTAATGTGAAATAATTTTCGAGTTATGATTTCTTGTTAATTCAAACAAAAGGGTTGGTATTGTTACTGATCCTTTTGTTTTTTATTTCGTAATTTTGTCCTTAATATCAATCAATTGAAAAAATTCTTAGCCATAATGTTTACCGTTTTCTATTTCGGATTTTCTTCCGGAATGGTTTACAATGTGCATTATTGTTTGGATCAAATTTTTGTTTCTTCTGCCAGTAAAACCTGTGATCTTTGCAGCACCGACAAAGAGAAAGATT is a window from the Kaistella flava (ex Peng et al. 2021) genome containing:
- the azu gene encoding azurin, which translates into the protein MKYSKIKSVLALLAISSALLISCNKTEKSEAVTEAPVETVATDNVANDAAKQDTIKITLNGNDKMQYDLSEIDVYTGQTVVLTLNHTGTMPAASMGHNFVLLKKGTDLEKFEAEAAKAQKDGYIPTDTSEIIAHTKLLGGGESDTITFQAPEKGTYDFMCSFPGHYSVMKGKFNVK